Genomic DNA from Halomonas sp. BDJS001:
TGGATTCAAGCCCCATGCCCAGGTAGCCGCGTAGCGCCGATTCGCTGTCATCCGCCTGGGGCCCCGCATGCAGTACGCTAATCCGAGTGCCCGGCAGTTCGGCTTCCATGGCCAGCGCTAGCTCCAGGCCCCGGGCATCCTGTTCGGCGCGCCGCGCGCGTCCGGTTGTCGGGTGACGGCCGATGGAGACCAGCACTGCCACGTCGATTCCCTGCTGTTGTTGCTGTCGATCAGGCTGCATCGCGCTGACCTCCCCGCTGCTGTTCCACCATGGCCACTAACGCGGCCAGAATTTGCGTGCTGTCGCCAATCACCGCCAGGTCGGCGCGCTTGATGATATCGCACCCCGGATCGAGATTAATCGCCACCACCTTGTCGCAGCGCTGAATGCCCTGCAGGTGCTGGATAGCGCCTGAAATACCCACCGCCATATAGACTCGGGCGGTTACCCAGGTGCCGGTCGCACCCACCTGACGATCGCGGGCCATAAAGCCGTCGTCCACCGCGACACGGGACGCACCTTCGGTAGCGCCGAGGACTTTCGCGGCATGGTGGAAGGCATCCCACTCTTTAACACCGTTGCCGCCGGAGAGGATGAACTCGGCCTCGGCCAGCGCCACGCCGGCGGGATCCACCGCCACCTGCCCCAGGTCTTCAATGCGCGATAGAGTGGTGGGAAGTGACGCTGCCAGGGTCAGGTGCTCGGCCGCATGCTGGGTCTCGTCCACCGGCTCGGCGCACTCGGCCAGCGCCAGGGCAACCCGCGGCAGCGGGCGCTGAATATCCAGGCTCCCGGCGCCACCACGAGCCGTGCAGCGCCAACCCAGCGGCGCCTCATTGTCAGTCTCGATCTGCCAAACGCCCGTGGCAGCGCGTTCGCCCAAGCGCAAGGACAGACGCCTCCCCAGATCGGCACCGCCCAGGGGTGAGTCTGGCAACAGCCAGAAGCGCGGCGTCATCTCCCGTTCAACGGCGCTTAAAGCCGCCAGGCGCGCTTCTGGCGCAAACCCTGCGTAAAACTCATCATCAAGATGCACGACGCGATCGATGCCAGCTTCGCCCAGCGCCTCTTCCTTATGCTCGCCGAAGAGGATCGCCACCACGGCGCCGGGATGCTCGGCGTCGGCATCCGCCAGACGCCGGGCCAGCCCCAGCAAGTCCTTGTCATGGCCGGAGAGTCGCCCACCGGTCAGGTCAGGCACCACAGCCACCAGGAAGGCGGGCTGGTCAATGGTCACCGTGCGGCGGCTATCGTGGGCCGCCGTGGTTGCCGCGGTGGACTGCCCCCCTTGCTGGAGGCCACTGCGGTCAATCCGTTTGACCCCATTGGGGCCGATAAAACCGATGGCACGCGGATCCTTGCGCACCACGCCGTTGGGGCCCATCCACTCGCTGGTCGCTCCGCCGCCCCTGTTTACACCCAGGGCGGCCAGCACCGCGGCGTTGTCGGGGTGCAGACGATTCCGGGCGATCCACTCGCGACGCGGATCGCGACGTATAATCTCGCTCATACGGTCACCTCTTCAGCCGTCGTCGTTGCAGCAGGTCGGCGGGGCTCATCAGACGCATCACCTGCGGGACGCTCTACCAGGGCATCGGCCACCAGCTCGGCGATATCGCGCACTTCGGCGCTGGCATCCACCACGCCTTCCAGCATGGCGGTACACTGCGGGCAGCCCACCGCCACCAGCTCGGCGCCGCTCTCCTTGACATCGTTCATGCGCATATCGGGAATCCGTCGTTCACCGGGAATATCGGTAATCGGTGCCCCACCACCGCCGCCGCAGCAGCGCGAGCGGTAGCCGGAGCGCTCCATCTCCTTGACCTCGATACCTAGCGCCTTAAGTACGTTGCGCGGTGCCTCGTATTCACCGTTATAGCGCCCCAGGTAACACGGGTCGTGATAGGTGACGCTGCCGCCTTTCCAAGGTGCGAACGCCAGTCGACCGGCTTCATACAGCTCGGCAATGAAGGTGCTGTGGTGACGAACCTGGTAGTCGCCACCCAGCTCACCGTACTCGCTGCCCAACACATGAAAACTGTGAGGGTCGCAGGTGACGATCTGCAGGAAGCGATACTTGGCCAGAGTGGCAATATTGCGCTTCGCCAGAGACTGGAACGTCGCTTCATCGCCCAGACGCCGCGCCACATCGCCGCTATCGCGCTCTTCAGTACCCAACACTGCGAAATCGACTTCAGCGGCGCGCAGCACTTTGACCAGCGCGCGCAAGGTACGCTGGTTGCGCATATCAAAGGCGCCATCCCCCAGCCACAGCAGCACATCGACCTGCTTAAGATCTGCCATGAGCGGTAGGTTAAGATCCGCCGCCCAGTTGAGCCGCGAGCCAGGGTCGAAACCGCCGGGATTGTCGGTGGCGATCAAATTATCGAGCACTTCGGCGCCTTTGTTGGGCGTTTTGCCACGCTCCAGGGTCAGGTGGCGGCGCATATCGACAATCGCATCCACATGCTCGATCATCATCGGGCACTCTTCCACGCAGGCGCGGCAGGTCGTACACGACCAGAGTGTATCGGCGTCGACCAAAGCCTTTCCCTGTAGCGCCACAATGGGCCCATGGGGCGAGCCAGCGTGTTCACCTACCGGCTTGCCGGGGTAGGGAGAGCCAGCATAGGCGGCATCACTGCCCCCGGCCATGCCCACCACCATGTCCTGGATCAGCTTCTTGGGATTGAGCGGCTGACCGGCGGCAAATGCCGGGCACACAGCCTCGCAACGACCACACTGCACGCAGGCATCGAAGCCCAGCAACTGATTCCAGGTAAAGTCGGC
This window encodes:
- a CDS encoding electron transfer flavoprotein subunit alpha/FixB family protein; amino-acid sequence: MSEIIRRDPRREWIARNRLHPDNAAVLAALGVNRGGGATSEWMGPNGVVRKDPRAIGFIGPNGVKRIDRSGLQQGGQSTAATTAAHDSRRTVTIDQPAFLVAVVPDLTGGRLSGHDKDLLGLARRLADADAEHPGAVVAILFGEHKEEALGEAGIDRVVHLDDEFYAGFAPEARLAALSAVEREMTPRFWLLPDSPLGGADLGRRLSLRLGERAATGVWQIETDNEAPLGWRCTARGGAGSLDIQRPLPRVALALAECAEPVDETQHAAEHLTLAASLPTTLSRIEDLGQVAVDPAGVALAEAEFILSGGNGVKEWDAFHHAAKVLGATEGASRVAVDDGFMARDRQVGATGTWVTARVYMAVGISGAIQHLQGIQRCDKVVAINLDPGCDIIKRADLAVIGDSTQILAALVAMVEQQRGGQRDAA